The Oceanidesulfovibrio indonesiensis region GCTCCCGCGTGCTCTACTCGGTCTCGTCCTCGCTGGTGGAGGAGACGTTCCGCACCCGGCTTCCGGCGTCCATCAGGCGCGAGTCCTTCGATCGCGTCACGGCCATGGTCCGCAAGGGGACGGAGTTCCTCACGCAGAAGGACTCGCTGCGCGCCATGGCTTCGCTCATCTCCAACCATTACCAGACCTACACGCACTCGGTGCACGTGTTCGTTTACGCCACCGCGGTTCTGCAAGCGTATGATTTCTCCCGGGAAGAGCTGGTGCAGATAGGCCTGGGCGCCGTGCTGCACGACGTGGGCAAATCCTCCATCCCCAAACGCATTCTGGACAAACCGGGCCGGCTGGACCGCGAGGAGCGCGAACTCGTCAACACCCATCCCGTAAAGGGCGTGTCTCTGTGCGCTTCCATGCCCTTGTCCCAGGCCGCTCTGAACTGCATTCTCTTCCACCACGAGCGCATGGACGGCCAGGGCTACCCATCCGGCATGGGCGAGGACAACATTCCACTGCCGGTACGGGTGGTCTCCGTGTGCGACGCCTACGACGCCCTGACATCGGACAGACCATACGCCGCAGGACTGGAACCCTACGACGCCCTCAAGCTCATGCGCGACGAGATGAAGGGCGCGTTCGACCTCGACGTGTTCAAACGGCTCATCGGCGTGCTTTCGGATTCCAGGATAGTATGAACCCTGCAACG contains the following coding sequences:
- a CDS encoding HD-GYP domain-containing protein codes for the protein MSAPDSTHDQPLTGADFFRVSPMVLFPETMNDFSVYLKHEGGYTLYCHADERFTEKHRRLLYENGVAEVYVQLKEKDQFERYLEDHLGEILCNEALPLKERSRVLYSVSSSLVEETFRTRLPASIRRESFDRVTAMVRKGTEFLTQKDSLRAMASLISNHYQTYTHSVHVFVYATAVLQAYDFSREELVQIGLGAVLHDVGKSSIPKRILDKPGRLDREERELVNTHPVKGVSLCASMPLSQAALNCILFHHERMDGQGYPSGMGEDNIPLPVRVVSVCDAYDALTSDRPYAAGLEPYDALKLMRDEMKGAFDLDVFKRLIGVLSDSRIV